The following coding sequences are from one Pseudopipra pipra isolate bDixPip1 chromosome 16, bDixPip1.hap1, whole genome shotgun sequence window:
- the STUB1 gene encoding E3 ubiquitin-protein ligase CHIP: MRSARAQRSGAAHRGAAAAGPGRAAPAMKGKEEREGAAGPGAAGPGAGGAGGASPEKSHSAQEHKEQGNRLFGGRKYPEAAACYGRAINRNPLVAVYYTNRALCYLKMQQHDKALADCKRALELDGQSVKAHFFLGQCQLEMENYDEAIANLQRAYNLAKEQRLNFGDDIPSALRIAKKKRWNSIEEKRINQENELHSHLTKLIMAEKERELAECRKTQQEENMDESRSRVQLATIEAKHDKYLADMDELFSQVDEKRKKRDIPDYLCGKISFELMREPCITPSGITYDRKDIEEHLQRVGHFDPVTRSPLTQDQLIPNLAMKEVIDAFISENGWVEDY, from the exons ATGCGCAGTGCGCGGGCGCAGCGCAGCGGGGCCGCCCATCGCGGagccgcggccgccgggccgggccgggccgcgccggcCATGAAGGGCAAGGAGGAGCGCGAgggcgcggcggggcccggcgcggcggggccgggcgcggggggcgcggggggcgccaGCCCCGAGAAGAGCCACAGCGCGCAGGAGCACAAGGAGCAGGGAAACCGGCTCTTCGGCGGCCGCAAGTACCCCGAAGCCGCCGCCTGCTACGGCCGCGCCATC AACCGGAACCCCCTGGTGGCCGTGTACTACACCAACCGGGCCCTGTGCTACCTGAAGATGCAGCAGCACGACAAGGCCCTGGCAGATTGCAAGCGGGCGCTGGAGCTGGACGGGCAGTCGGTGAAGGCCCATTTCTTCCTGGGCCAGTGCCAGCTGGAGATGGAGAACTACGACGAGGCCATTGCCAACCTGCAGAGAG CCTACAACCTGGCCAAGGAGCAGCGGCTGAACTTCGGGGACGACATCCCCAGCGCCCTGCGCATCGCCAAGAAGAAACGCTGGAACAGCATCGAGGAGAAGCGGATCAACCAGGAGAACGAGCTGCACTCCCACCTGACCAAGCTGATCATGGCGGAGAAGGAGAG gGAGCTGGCCGAGTGCCGGAAGACccagcaagaagaaaatatgGACGAGAGCCGGAGCCGAGTTCAGCTGGCCACCATCGAGGCCAAGCAC GACAAATACCTGGCAGACATGGACGAGCTCTTCTCCCAGGTGGATGAGAAGAGGAAG AAGCGGGACATCCCTGACTACCTGTGCGGGAAGATCAGCTTTGAGCTGATGAGAGAGCCCTGCATCACGCCCAGTGGGATCACCTATGACAGGAAGGACATCGAGGAACATCTCCAG CGCGTGGGTCATTTCGACCCGGTGACGCGGAGTCCCCTGACCCAGGACCAGCTGATCCCCAACCTCGCCATGAAGGAGGTGATCGACGCCTTCATCTCGGAGAATGGCTGGGTGGAGGATtactga